In Zygosaccharomyces rouxii strain CBS732 chromosome D complete sequence, one DNA window encodes the following:
- the ASP1 gene encoding asparaginase ASP1 (highly similar to uniprot|P38986 Saccharomyces cerevisiae YDR321W ASP1 Cytosolic L-asparaginase involved in asparagine catabolism): MVNNRLEITTICPDAENSLFTIESSELEAQRAAAVAAASEPDQHRTLPRIKILGTGGTIASKGASSSQTAGYHVDLTIQELLESIPDISSVCEIEYEQLCNVDSKDINEEILFKIYRAVSDSLQSFDGIVITHGTDTMAETAFFIENTIDFGELPVVFVGSMRPSTSVSADGPMNLYQAICIASDSKSRGRGVLVSLNDQISSGYYITKTNANSLESFNVRQGYLGNFFNNEVHYYYPPSKPLGCHKFKLRLEDSSPISKLPKVCILYAHQAMDSEMIDIAAGRYQGMVVAALGAGTLPETVNERCLAQDIPIVFSKRAMDGMVPNANLPKATEKSNCNIIASGYLNPEKSRMLLQLCLAKKYTMEETRHVFRGVYGG; this comes from the coding sequence atggTGAACAACAGGCTTGAGATCACCACTATATGCCCTGATGCTGAGAATTCATTGTTTACCATTGAAAGTTCTGAACTAGAGGCTCAGAGAGCCGCTGCTGTTGCGGCTGCCAGTGAACCAGACCAGCACCGTACTCTACCTAgaatcaaaattcttggtactggtggtaCAATTGCTTCCAAAGGTGCATCTTCCTCGCAAACTGCTGGATACCACGTCGATTTAACCATCCAAGAACTGTTAGAATCAATCCCTGATATTTCGAGTGTATGCGAAATTGAATACGAACAGCTGTGCAATGTTGATTCTAAAGACATAAATGAAGagattcttttcaaaatttacagAGCTGTCTCTGATTCTTTACAAAGTTTTGATGGTATTGTCATCACTCATGGTACTGATACCATGGCTGAGACTGCATTCTTCATCGAAAATACCATCGATTTTGGAGAGTTACCGGTTGTATTTGTAGGTTCTATGAGACCATCAACTAGTGTATCCGCGGATGGTCCTATGAACCTGTACCAAGCTATTTGCATCGCAtcagattccaaatctAGAGGTCGTGGTGTCCTCGTTTCATTGAATGACCAAATTTCCTCTGGTTACTACATTACCAAAACTAATGCTAATTCCCTAGAGTCATTCAACGTTAGACAGGGGTATTTGggtaatttcttcaataacgAAGTGCACTATTATTACCCGCCATCGAAACCATTAGGCTGTCATAAATTTAAATTGAGATTAGAAGACAGTTCGCCCATTTCAAAGCTACCCAAGGTTTGTATCTTATACGCTCACCAGGCGATGGATTCAGAAATGATCGACATAGCAGCTGGACGCTACCAAGGTATGGTCGTTGCCGCTTTGGGGGCAGGTACTCTACCAGAAACCGTCAATGAAAGATGTTTGGCTCAAGATATCCCTATTGTTTTCTCAAAGAGGGCTATGGATGGTATGGTTCCCAACGCTAATTTACCAAAGGCTACCGAGAAGTCTAACTGCAACATTATAGCATCAGGTTATTTGAACCCAGAGAAGAGTAGAATGCTTCTACAACTATGCCTGGCAAAGAAATACACCATGGAGGAAACGAGGCATGTATTCCGTGGTGTCTATGGTGGTTAA
- the QNS1 gene encoding glutamine-dependent NAD(+) synthetase (highly similar to uniprot|P38795 Saccharomyces cerevisiae YHR074W QNS1 Glutamine-dependent NAD() synthetase essential for the formation of NAD() from nicotinic acid adenine dinucleotide), with protein sequence MSNLITLATCNLNQWALDFEGNRDRILESIKIAKEKGARLRVGPELEITGYGCLDHFLENDVNLHSWEMYAQIIRKPETHGILLDIGMPVMHKNVRYNCRLLSLDGQILFIRPKIWLANDGNYREMRFFTPWMKTGVVEEFFLPPVIQKVTEQQSVPFGDAVIHTLDTCIGTETCEELFTPQSPHIAMSLDGVEIITNSSGSHHELRKLNKRLDLIASATSRCGGVYLYANQRGCDGDRLYYDGCALIAVNGKVVAQGSQFSLKDVEVVTATVDLEEVRSYRASVMSRGLQASLTETKFKRIHVPVELAPLALRFDMKIAPTKTREPFYHIPEEEIALGPACWLWDYVRRCNGSGFFLALSGGIDSCATATITYSMCRIVFQEIQEGNEQVLKDARKVARAAEDWIPSSPEEICNKILHTSFMGTENSSKETQSRSAELSKRIGSYHVDLKMDKIVSSVVSIFEVATGKKPIFKIFGGSQIENLALQNIQARLRMVLAYLFAQLLPWVRGTPNTGGLLVLGSANVDECLRGYLTKYDCSSADINPIGGISKTDLKRFIAYATKNFDMPILEDFLNATPTAELEPITKDYVQSDEIDMGMTYEELSKFGYLRKVEKCGPYSMFLKLLHEWTPKLSPTQVAEKVKKFFFFYAINRHKQTVLTPSYHAEQYSPDDNRFDLRPFLINPRFPWASRKIDEVVAQCEGRNTGDLNIMSID encoded by the coding sequence ATGTCCAATCTCATAACATTGGCAACTTGTAACTTAAATCAATGGGctcttgattttgaaggTAACAGAGATCGTATCCTGGAGTCCATTAAGATAGCTAAGGAAAAGGGCGCTAGGTTAAGGGTGGGACCTGAACTGGAAATCACTGGTTATGGTTGTTTAGATCATTTCTTGGAGAATGATGTGAATCTTCACTCATGGGAAATGTATGCTCAAATCATCAGGAAACCTGAGACCCATGGTATTTTACTGGATATTGGTATGCCCGTTATGCACAAGAATGTAAGATACAATTGTCGACTTCTATCTCTAGATGGTCAAATACTGTTTATTAGACCCAAAATTTGGCTTGCAAATGATGGAAATTATAGAGAGATGAGATTTTTCACACCATGGATGAAGACTGGTGTTGTAGAGGAATTCTTTCTACCGCCAGTGATTCAAAAAGTCACTGAACAACAATCAGTCCCATTTGGTGATGCAGTAATCCATACTTTGGATACTTGTATTGGTACTGAAACCTGTGAAGAGTTGTTTACACCACAATCTCCTCACATTGCCATGTCATTGGATGGTGTAGAAATTATtacaaattcttcaggaTCCCATCACGAATTGCgtaaattgaacaaaagatTGGATCTGATTGCTAGTGCTACTAGTCGCTGTGGTGGTGTATATCTGTATGCCAACCAACGTGGATGCGATGGTGACAGGTTGTACTACGACGGATGTGCACTTATCGCAGTAAATGGAAAAGTAGTAGCTCAAGGATCTCAATTCTCATTGAAAGATGTGGAAGTGGTAACGGCAACAgttgatttagaagaagttAGATCTTACCGTGCTTCCGTAATGTCCCGTGGGCTACAAGCTTCTTTGACAGAAACAAAATTCAAGAGGATTCATGTCCCTGTGGAATTAGCACCTTTGGCACTAAGATTTGATATGAAGATTGCTCCAACCAAGACTCGTGAACCTTTCTACCACATTcctgaagaagagattGCACTTGGTCCCGCTTGTTGGTTATGGGACTACGTAAGGAGATGCAATGGATCTGGATTCTTTTTGGCTCTCTCTGGTGGTATCGATTCGTGTGCCACAGCTACCATAACTTATTCTATGTGCAGGATTGTATTCCAAGAAATCCAAGAGGGAAATGAacaagttttgaaagacGCTCGTAAAGTGGCTCGTGCCGCCGAAGATTGGATCCCTTCCTCTCCAGAAGAAATATGCAACAAAATATTACATACTTCCTTCATGGGGACTGAAAATTCTTCGAAGGAGACACAATCAAGAAGTGCTGAATTGTCTAAGAGGATTGGTTCTTACCAtgtggatttgaaaatggataAAATCGTATCCAGTGTAGTGTCGATCTTCGAAGTAGCTACAGGTAAGAAACCCATCTTTAAGATTTTCGGTGGTTcacaaattgaaaatctGGCATTGCAGAACATCCAAGCTCGTTTGAGAATGGTTTTAGCATATTTATTTGCCCAATTATTACCATGGGTTCGTGGAACCCCCAACACAGGTGGTCTACTAGTGCTTGGTAGTGCAAATGTCGATGAATGTTTAAGAGGTTATTTAACCAAATACGACTGTTCCTCAGCTGATATAAATCCAATCGGTGGTATTTCAAAGACTGACTTAAAGAGATTCATTGCATATGCaaccaaaaattttgatatgCCAATATTGGAAGACTTTTTGAACGCTACACCAACCGCTGAATTGGAACCTATTACAAAGGATTACGTTCAATCAGATGAAATCGATATGGGTATGACTTATGAAGAACTAAGCAAATTTGGTTACTTGCGTAAAGTAGAAAAATGTGGGCCTTATTCAATGTTCTTAAAATTACTTCACGAATGGACTCCTAAGCTATCACCTACTCAAGTCGCAGAGAAGGTAAAGaagtttttcttcttttatgCCATCAACAGACACAAGCAGACAGTTTTAACACCCAGCTATCATGCTGAGCAATATTCTCCTGATGATAACAGGTTTGATCTAAGaccatttttgataaaCCCAAGATTCCCATGGGCATCTAGAAAGATTGATGAAGTAGTTGCCCAATGTGAGGGCAGGAACACCGGTGATTTAAACATTATGTCTATTGACTAG
- a CDS encoding M1 family metallopeptidase (weakly similar to uniprot|P32454 Saccharomyces cerevisiae YKL157W APE2 Zinc-dependent metallopeptidase yscII and to YHR047C uniprot|P37898 Saccharomyces cerevisiae YHR047C AAP1' Arginine/alanine aminopeptidase) has translation MSDQEQDFTLPKSFNPNHYEISLKKLDAEKKIFQGHVRVHFQCVIPDQKIYLNARDLVIENVQVQLNNGQSLKVVSQDYDHRLEAIVIDVGENISDSFTVAIDYQGKIQTNMSGFYRSNYKDLKTNEDKFMLSTQFEATDARGTFPCVDEPARKATFKVSVTADSHLTVLSNMPEQSSQVEGNETEHIFHTTPRMSTYLVAWAVGEYEFIEGKTEKTIYPTLQDYSVVDGTSSTQAALPIRVYTAVGKKNQGKFALSVATKVVDLFSQLFKIPYPLPKLDLLCVESYSHNAMENFSLITFRTTALLVDDSDDVSPAALQKVAYVVSHEIAHQWFGNLVTMQWWDELWLNEGFATWVGYYAVSVFFPHWDVESMVMLESHEAALQLDSLKESHPVKVGLRDPKDVDQAFDTISYLKGCSVLEMVSGYLGQDDFLAGVALYLEINKWGNATMEDLFDCIGKVAKVEILSKVKPWLLELGYPILDVKKSGDQLSLTQSKANTDSLWWVPLLPTRDGEFIKQSDLTTRTTQLEAGSKYTLFNTDGYAFYRVNYESLELIDSLCDNISRLSSRSKMGLLSDFCSLRPLSDYLHLVDKTMKVHDPKDVYVWKSIHSSLLKTRTIVYNAVAPELMASFDRYVLQLVEPWINDALTNLENPTTQDSNDPYAFARTLFYHSILTIAGKLSHPKVVALARKLYQRNEINAHNRSIVLGTVLSQPDTTRAIFDQVVEVLEGAVLEEMETILRCLGSVTNPELFEPCFQLLFKVEPMNVQFLPEAFLTNPHIHSSILSFVQQNSSALIDRLVVNQTVIGRFLSFTFAYFQGEETVHKIKSIFEGRDISAYDRVLRQTLEKIEANTRFCNENIGALEKFLK, from the coding sequence ATGTCagatcaagaacaagattttACTCTGccaaaaagtttcaatCCCAATCATTACGAAATCTCCCTCAAGAAACTAGatgctgaaaaaaaaatcttccAAGGGCATGTTAGAGTTCATTTCCAGTGTGTTATCCCTGACCAAAAGATTTATTTGAATGCTAGAGATCTCGTCATTGAAAATGTTCAAGTGCAATTGAACAATGGACAATCCCTCAAAGTGGTATCTCAAGACTATGATCACAGATTGGAGGCCATTGTAATTGATGTGGGTGAGAATATCAGCGATAGCTTTACTGTGGCTATTGATTATCAAGGGAAAATTCAAACCAATATGTCAGGATTTTATCGTTCCAACTACAAGGACTTGAAGACCAATGAGGATAAATTCATGCTTTCTACCCAGTTTGAAGCCACTGACGCTAGAGGAACTTTCCCTTGTGTCGATGAACCAGCTAGAAAGGCTACCTTCAAGGTCTCTGTAACTGCCGATTCCCATTTGACGGTTCTGTCTAATATGCCCGAGCAAAGCTCACAGGTTGAAGGTAATGAAACTGAACATATCTTCCATACAACACCACGGATGTCAACGTATTTGGTTGCATGGGCAGTTGGTGAGTATGAGTTTATTGAAGGCAAAACTGAGAAGACCATTTATCCAACATTACAAGACTATTCTGTGGTTGATGGTACTTCTTCAACACAAGCCGCTCTGCCTATAAGAGTGTATACAGCAGTGGGGAAGAAAAATCAAGGTAAATTTGCTCTGTCGGTAGCTACAAAAGTGGTTGAtcttttttctcaattgttcAAGATTCCATATCCTTTGCCTAAACTCGACCTCTTGTGTGTTGAATCTTATTCCCACAATgcaatggaaaatttctcATTGATTACTTTTAGAACTACAGCGTTGCTGGTGGACGACAGTGATGATGTGAGTCCAGCGGCCTTGCAAAAAGTGGCATATGTGGTTTCTCACGAGATTGCTCACCAATGGTTCGGTAACCTCGTTACAATGCAATGGTGGGATGAATTATGGCTCAATGAGGGGTTTGCTACCTGGGTTGGTTACTATGCGGTCTCTGTATTTTTCCCTCACTGGGATGTAGAATCCATGGTGATGTTAGAATCTCATGAAGCGGCATTACAATTAGACTCCCTAAAAGAATCGCATCCCGTTAAAGTTGGTCTTCGTGATCCTAAGGATGTGGATCAAGCCTTTGATACAATTTCATATTTGAAAGGCTGCTCTGTATTAGAAATGGTGAGCGGCTACTTGGGTCAAGATGACTTCCTAGCGGGTGTGGCTCtatatttggaaattaaCAAATGGGGGAATGCTACTATGGAAGATTTGTTCGACTGTATCGGTAAAGTCGCCAAAGTAGAGATTTTGAGTAAAGTTAAACCATGGTTGCTTGAACTGGGctatccaattcttgatgttAAAAAGTCTGGTGATCAATTGTCGTTGACGCAATCGAAAGCTAATACAGACAGTCTCTGGTGGGTACCGTTGCTACCAACGAGAGATGGGGAATTTATAAAGCAATCTGATCTGACAACCAGGACCACACAACTAGAGGCTGGTTCCAAATACACTTTGTTCAATACTGATGGTTATGCATTTTACCGTGTGAATTATGAATCGTTGGAATTAATAGACTCACTCTGCGATAACATTAGTCGGTTATCTTCTAGAAGCAAAATGGGCCTTTTGTCAGATTTTTGTTCTTTGCGTCCACTCTCTGATTACTTACATCTCGTCGATAAGACCATGAAGGTGCATGATCCTAAAGATGTATACGTCTGGAAGTCTATCCATTCTAGTTTATTAAAGACAAGGACGATCGTCTATAACGCCGTTGCTCCAGAATTGATGGCCAGTTTCGACCGTTACGTTTTGCAATTGGTTGAACCATGGATCAATGACGCACTAACTAATTTAGAAAATCCAACTACCCAAGATTCCAACGATCCGTACGCATTTGCCAGAACTTTATTTTACCATTCCATTCTGACAATCGCTGGTAAGCTATCGCATCCAAAGGTGGTTGCCCTTGCTAGAAAATTAtatcaaagaaatgaaattaatgCTCATAACAGATCAATTGTTCTAGGGACCGTATTATCTCAACCAGACACTACAAGAgcaatttttgatcaagtAGTTGAAGTACTCGAAGGAGCTGTTTTAGAAGAGATGGAGACCATATTAAGATGTTTGGGTAGTGTAACAAACCCTGAACTGTTCGAACCATGTTTCCAATTGCTTTTCAAAGTTGAACCTATGAATGTTCAGTTCTTACCGGAGGCCTTCCTCACCAATCCCCACATACATTCAAGCATTTTGTCATTTGTACAGCAAAACAGTTCGGCACTCATTGATAGACTCGTTGTAAACCAGACAGTTATTGGTAGATTTTTGAGCTTCACATTTGCATATTTCCAAGGCGAGGAAACCGTCCACAAGATTAAATCCATATTCGAAGGTCGTGACATTTCTGCATATGACAGGGTACTAAGACAAACCTTAGAAAAGATTGAAGCGAATACAAGATTTTGcaatgaaaatattggaGCACTTGAGAAGTTTCtaaaatga
- the PPE1 gene encoding phosphoprotein phosphatase methylesterase 1 (similar to uniprot|P38796 Saccharomyces cerevisiae YHR075C PPE1 Protein with carboxyl methyl esterase activity that may have a role in demethylation of the phosphoprotein phosphatase catalytic subunit also identified as a small subunit mitochondrial ribosomal protein) has product MGDDIRRKLILKQLDQANLAAGDEGEEENDLGELPSIKSNSMGSQKQSPNGTVPAGNGDETTWKQFFDHNERIKIRNRNLEFNTYYSLPNSINAPSIPIFILHHGAGSSGLTFATLAQQISSQLNGNCGYFTFDARGHGTTRPLEPSKGLQYDRQSYIDDFVELLEQFYSKHLTQLGAVKLSLVLVGHSLGGSICTFSHMQLPEHLRNKVLGVFMLDIVEEAAILALKNVHSFLSKTPNVFQSYQDAIDWSIRRGMSKNRSSAEIAVPACFHQMTSGKVVRITNLRDFEPYWDTWFVGLSERFVSLPTSKLLLLAGNENLDKELIIGQMQGKYQLVVFQDSGHFIQEDTPVKTAITLIDFWRRNDSKNIVIKTNWGAKNFTSQ; this is encoded by the coding sequence ATGGGTGATGATATTCGTAGGAAGTTGATATTAAAGCAATTAGATCAGGCTAACCTCGCTGCTGgtgatgaaggtgaagaagagaatgaCTTAGGGGAATTGCCCTCAATTAAAAGTAATTCAATGGGTTCTCAAAAACAATCACCAAATGGTACTGTACCTGCCggtaatggtgatgaaacTACTTggaaacaattttttgacCACAATGAACGTATCAAGATTCGGAATcgaaatttggaatttaaTACTTATTACAGTTTACCTAACTCTATAAATGCGCCTTCGATCCCAATCTTTATTTTACATCATGGTGCAGGATCATCAGGTTTGACATTTGCCACATTGGCTCAACAGATAAGTTCTCAATTGAACGGTAATTGTGGATATTTTACCTTTGACGCTAGAGGCCACGGTACTACGAGACCTCTCGAACCATCAAAGGGGCTCCAATATGATCGTCAATCCTATATCGATGATTTCGTAGAACTGCTGGAACAATTTTACAGTAAACATTTAACTCAGTTGGGAGCAGTAAAATTATCGTTGGTGCTCGTAGGTCATTCCTTAGGTGGTAGTATCTGTACTTTTTCCCACATGCAATTACCGGAGCATTTACGAAACAAGGTCCTAGGTGTTTTCATGCTTGATATAGTGGAGGAAGCTGCCATCTTagctttgaaaaatgtgCACAGTTTCTTGAGTAAGACACCTAACGTCTTCCAAAGTTATCAGGATGCTATTGATTGGAGTATTCGTCGTGGGATGTCAAAGAATAGATCTAGTGCTGAAATTGCTGTTCCAGCAtgttttcatcaaatgacATCTGGCAAAGTGGTtagaattaccaatttAAGAGATTTTGAACCATATTGGGATACTTGGTTCGTAGGATTATCGGAAAGGTTTGTCAGTCTCCCCACAAGTAAATTACTCTTATTAGCCGGTAACGAGAATTTGGACAAGGAACTGATTATTGGTCAAATGCAGGGCAAGTACCAACTTGTAGTTTTCCAAGATTCAGGACATTTCATTCAAGAGGACACTCCAGTAAAGACTGCAATAACGCTAATAGATTTTTGGAGAAGGAACGATTCCAAAAACATTGTAATTAAAACTAATTGGGGGGCCAAAAATTTTACGAGTCAGTAG